Proteins from a genomic interval of Dama dama isolate Ldn47 chromosome 1, ASM3311817v1, whole genome shotgun sequence:
- the LOC133040722 gene encoding macrophage-expressed gene 1 protein-like, whose protein sequence is MRGGRLSRVSSPPALGLGLAPLLVLLWAGPGGRADGGPWGFQGCKQQLNVSVLGALPGVGWDNLRNMELGLVLGRAYSQCLTTEDGEYLIPDGMLAVPRRESVVQTRADLMDSWVNYTDAWAASVNADFSFLSMLNGKFSVDCQNVRRYSLQYQTVTTRVQRRHSMYSVRVQGTPDFHPDFRQRLLTLSGHLESNQTREAEYLAEMLVLAYGTHVLTEVEVGATLVQEDQVRRQLVGHEEEERLNITFAASALFDRKVGVSDAVSWDKQSQLVQAYQRGTVASKIHSRGGPPFYEGLTLQKWQEGVANRLVAIGRSGLPLPALLQPEALPELPAPTVRRVEAAVSGAIGRYYAVNMHPGCVKRGAPNFDPQANVDDGSCTDVQHANFSFGGVFQECEAITGPEGGRLCAPFTVPNPLTGRTSCPANYTASLLSSEVKVWRESSHACWLRCPTCFLFFTCCRKLCGLVEVERVVRVNASWCAPSGAALPAAAGLLFGGLYSPGRPNARTGAQACPSAFSPLTLLGDLKVCVSSDWELGAAHAVPFGGFFSCQTGNPLAARTRGQGPELLKEIFNLNVATDSPMTCPAGYSQHPAYLSSGCQILYCVPAGFLLDPQQLMVRLPPFAARPGLLGNSSGRRASVLVDAGGQQAWVKLQGSGRWRQADTHDPALAALLLGQGGSRPSAGAIAGACLGAVVGVVALALAVNWGFRRYQKRGYRSLPEGILAEEQTVYGTAETTASPAPSDCSENANNSV, encoded by the coding sequence ATGAGGGGCGGCAGGCTGTCCCGGGTAAGCTCACCCCcggccctgggcctgggcctggcgcCCCTGCTGGTCCTGCTCTGGGCCGGGCCAGGAGGCAGGGCGGACGGGGGGCCTTGGGGCTTCCAAGGCTGCAAGCAGCAGCTGAATGTGTCGGTGCTGGGGGCGCTGCCCGGGGTGGGCTGGGACAACCTGCGCAACATGGAGCTGGGGCTGGTGCTCGGGCGCGCCTACTCGCAGTGTCTGACCACCGAGGACGGCGAGTACCTCATCCCCGACGGCATGCTGGCGGTGCCGCGGCGCGAGAGCGTGGTGCAGACCCGCGCCGACCTGATGGACAGCTGGGTCAACTACACTGACGCCTGGGCGGCCTCGGTCAACGCggacttctccttcctctccatgCTCAACGGCAAGTTCTCCGTGGACTGCCAGAACGTCCGGAGGTACAGCCTGCAGTACCAGACGGTCACCACCCGCGTGCAGCGGCGGCACAGCATGTATTCTGTGAGGGTCCAGGGGACCCCCGACTTCCACCCCGACTTCCGGCAGCGCCTGCTGACCCTCAGCGGCCACCTGGAGAGCAACCAGACCCGCGAGGCGGAGTACCTGGCGGAGATGCTCGTGCTCGCGTACGGCACGCATGTCCTCACcgaggtggaggtgggggccaccctggtccaggaggaccaGGTGAGGCGGCAGCTGGTGGGCCACGAGGAGGAGGAGAGGCTCAACATCACCTTCGCCGCCTCCGCCTTGTTCGACCGGAAGGTCGGGGTGAGCGACGCGGTGTCCTGGGACAAGCAGAGCCAGCTGGTGCAGGCATACCAGCGGGGCACGGTGGCCTCCAAGATACACAGCCGCGGGGGCCCGCCCTTCTACGAGGGCCTCACCCTGCAGAAGTGGCAGGAGGGCGTCGCCAACCGGCTGGTGGCCATCGGCCGCTCCGGCCTGCCGCTGCCCGCGCTGCTGCAGCCCGAGGCGCTGCCCGAGCTCCCAGCGCCCACCGTGCGCCGCGTGGAGGCGGCCGTGAGCGGCGCCATTGGCCGCTACTACGCGGTCAACATGCACCCCGGGTGCGTGAAGCGCGGGGCCCCCAACTTCGACCCGCAGGCCAACGTGGACGACGGCTCGTGCACTGACGTCCAGCACGCCAACTTCAGCTTCGGGGGCGTCTTCCAGGAGTGCGAGGCCATCACGGGCCCCGAGGGGGGCCGCCTGTGCGCGCCCTTCACCGTCCCGAACCCGCTCACCGGTCGGACCTCCTGCCCGGCCAACTACACGGCCAGCCTGCTGAGCAGCGAGGTCAAGGTGTGGCGCGAGAGCAGCCACGCGTGCTGGCTGCGGTGCCCCACCTGCTTCCTGTTCTTCACTTGCTGCCGGAAGCTGTGCGGCCTCGTGGAGGTCGAGCGCGTGGTGCGCGTCAACGCGTCCTGGTGCGCGCCCTCGGGAGCCGCCCTGCCGGCCGCGGCCGGCCTCCTCTTCGGAGGCCTCTACAGCCCGGGCCGCCCCAACGCGCGCACCGGGGCCCAGGCCTGCCCCTCGGCCTTCTCCCCGCTGACCCTCCTGGGTGACCTCAAGGTGTGCGTCAGCAGTGACTGGGAGCTGGGCGCGGCCCACGCGGTCCCCTTCGGGGGTTTCTTCAGCTGCCAGACGGGCAACCCCTTGGCGGCCCGGACGAGGGGCCAGGGCCCCGAGCTCCTGAAGGAAATCTTCAACCTGAACGTGGCCACGGATAGCCCCATGACCTGCCCCGCGGGCTACAGCCAACACCCGGCTTACCTCAGCAGCGGCTGCCAGATCCTCTACTGCGTCCCGGCCGGGTTCCTCTTGGACCCGCAGCAGCTCATGGTCCGGCTGCCGCCCTTTGCTGCCCGCCCCGGCCTGCTGGGCAACAGCAGCGGCCGCAGGGCCTCGGTCCTGGTGGACGCCGGCGGTCAGCAGGCCTGGGTGAAGCTGCAGGGCTCCGGCCGCTGGCGGCAGGCCGATACCCACGACCCAGCCCTGGCAGCCCTGCTCCTGGGTCAGGGGGGTTCCCGGCCCAGTGCTGGGGCCATCGCGGGCGCCTGCCTGGGGGCCGTCGTGGGCGTGGTGGCTCTGGCTCTGGCGGTAAACTGGGGCTTCAGGCGCTACCAGAAGCGGGGTTACAGGAGCCTGCCGGAGGGCATCCTGGCAGAGGAGCAGACAGTCTATGGGACCGCAGAAACCACTGCGAGCCCAGCTCCTTCTGACTGCTCAGAGAATGCCAACAATTCTGTCTAG